In one Drosophila pseudoobscura strain MV-25-SWS-2005 chromosome X, UCI_Dpse_MV25, whole genome shotgun sequence genomic region, the following are encoded:
- the LOC117184855 gene encoding uncharacterized protein gives MNSRPLGAISQDPSDGEALTPGHLLTGGSLIAPPALRTPDQESISCLRRWRLVSSVRQAFWQRWSREYVLGLQIRGKWHQQQPNLEEGDLVIVAEDNLPPQEWLVGRVIATHAGEDGMVRVVEIRTSTGAVFRRPIHKLAPLPMC, from the coding sequence ATGAACTCGAGGCCGCTGGGAGCCATCAGCCAAGATCCAAGCGACGGCGAGGCCCTAAcacccgggcacctgctgacaggcgggtcgCTCATCGCCCCCCCAGCACTGCGGACTCCGGACCAGGAGAGTATCAGTTGCttgcggcgatggcgacttgtctcgtcagtcaggcaagcgttttggcagcgatggtcccgcgaatatgtcctggggctgcaaattcggggcaaatggcaccagcagcaaccgaaCCTCGAGGAAGGAGACCTCGTCATCGTGGCCGAGGACAATCTGCCGCCTCAGGAGTGGCTCGTAGGGAGGGTCATAGCCACGCACGCAGGAGAGGACGGCATGGTCAGGGTCGTCGAAATAAGGACTAGCACTGGAGCGGTTTTTCGGCGGCCCATACACAAATTAGCGCCGCTCCCAATGTGTTGA
- the LOC117184492 gene encoding pre-rRNA 2'-O-ribose RNA methyltransferase FTSJ3 isoform X1, translating into MGKKTKVGKTRKDKFYQLAKETGFRSRSAFKLIQLNRKFGFLQQSQVCLDLCAAPGGWMQVAKQNMPVSSIVIGVDLFPIRPLTGCIGLVEDITTEKCRQSLTKELQSWKADVVLHDGAPNVGRNWLYDAYQQICLTLNALKLTTQFLRGGGWFVTKVFRSKDYNALLWVLKQLFKKVHATKPSASRKESAEIFVVCQEYLAPDIIDHRLLDCKYVFEELEIECKQKNSLLHPERQKRIKAEGYSEQDISLRTNLSATEFMKAENGLAALQGVGSIRIDDERISHHKKTTPEILECCKDLKVLGRKDIKGLVLWWKAVKDSFFKTETMAIIEEPRAKETIPKTLTQTEIEDIEDIELKQQISTLAFEEQKELKRKRKKTLKAKAKLHEKMNLNMIVKGDDGPVEETEHEIFDLKVINSVIELDRIIDVNPDFDVELKPKGPPTLPKYKKYHKDDKQMDDDGNYENGEETELSDDEDSDGNFNERGLGLSDDDEDIFKDGKGKKKHEEHPLIKSSDFRDKDTKRQQRVQLWYEKDNLQNIPSDDDDENYDLSNMAIEYNIKGVSVLGKSTLSMDINGHVALGKKAKRRARHETMTGESSSECSDSEELFKDTAAEDMSKESKPKKVRLTEEEIALGAFLIRGKKTQRDLIDAAWNRYAFNDKNLPAWFIQDEHEHMTMPQPVPQELTEEYQRKVQELNVRPIKKVMEAKARKKRRSTKRLAKAKKMAEKIMENADASTHEKAKQLRKVYKKAQEKKKEITYVVAKKHTSSRRSRRPAGVKGRYRVVDPREKKDKRSSVAIKQRKKGAKIGKGKRMN; encoded by the exons ATGGGCAAAAAGACCAAAGTGGGAAAGACAAGGAAGGATAAATTTTATCAACTTGCCAAGGAAACGGGCTTTAGATCCCGATCCGCCTTTAAATTGATCCAACTAAATCGCAAGTTCGGATTTCTCCAACAGTCGCAAGTTTGTTTAGATCTATGTGCAGCTCCTGGTGGATGGATGCAAGtggccaaacaaaatatgccAGTATCCAGCATTGTTATTGGTGTTGACCTGTTCCCAATACGACCCCTTACGGGTTGTATTGGGTTAGTGGAGGATATTACAACGGAAAAGTGCCGTCAATCATTAACTAAGGAGTTGCAGTCGTGGAAGGCCGATGTTGTCCTTCACGACGGTGCCCCAAACGTGGGTCGTAATTGGCTTTATGATGCTTACCAGCAGATCTGCTTAACTCTTAATGCCCTTAAGTTGACCACTCAGTTTCTGCGCGGTGGAGGTTGGTTTGTGACTAAAGTTTTCCGCTCCAAGGACTACAACGCCCTTCTCTGGGTGCTTAAGCAACTCTTCAAGAAGGTACATGCCACCAAACCAAGTGCATCTCGTAAGGAGTCAGCCGAAATATTCGTGGTCTGCCAGGAATATCTCGCACCTGACATTATCGACCACCGCCTGCTCGACTGCAAGTACGTGTTCGAAGAGCTCGAAATCGAATGCAAGCAGAAAAATAGCCTGCTGCACCCAGAAAGGCAGAAACGCATAAAGGCCGAGGGCTACAGTGAGCAGGATATATCATTACGAACAAATTTATCGGCCACAGAGTTTATGAAAGCGGAAAACGGCCTTGCCGCCCTCCAAGGTGTAGGATCCATTCGTATTGATGACGAGCGTATTTCGCATCACAAGAAAACTACACCCGAGATTCTAGAGTGCTGCAAGGATCTTAAAGTTTTAGGTCGCAAAGACATTAAAGGTCTTGTATTGTGGTGGAAAGCTGTTAAAGATAGTTTTTTTAAGACTGAAACAATGGCGATCATCGAGGAGCCTAGAGCAAAGGAAACAATACCAAAAACACTTACGCAAACAGAAATAGAGGATATAGAAGATATTGAACTAAAACAACAGATCAGCACGTTGGCATTCGAGGAGCAAAAAGAGCTTAAGCGGAAGCGAAAGAAGACGCttaaagccaaagcaaaactTCACGAAAAGATGAACCTTAATATGATCGTAAAGGGAGATGACGGGCCTGTAGAAGAAACAGAGCATGAAATTTTTGATCTGAAAGTTATTAACTCTGTTATTGAGCTGGATAGGATTATCGATGTTAACCCAGACTTCGATGTAGAATTAAAGCCTAAAGGGCCTCCTACGCTGCCTAAGTACAAAAAGTACCATAAGGACGACAAGCAAATGGATGACGATGGGAACTATGAAAACGGCGAAGAAACAGAACTAAGTGACGATGAGGACAGCGATGGGAACTTTAATGAGCGAGGTTTAGGTCTAAGCGACGATGATGAAGATATTTTTAAAGATggtaaaggaaaaaaaaagcacGAGGAACATCCGCTCATAAAGTCAAGTGATTTTCGGGACAAAGACACCAAGCGACAGCAACGTGTGCAGCTTTGGTACGAGAAGGACAATCTACAAAACATTCCATCGGACGACGATGATGAAAACTATGATTTGAGTAATATGGCGATAGAGTATAATATAAAGGGTGTCTCCGTTCTGGGTAAGAGCACCCTCAGCATGGATATAAATGGACATGTTGCCTTGGGCAAGAAGGCTAAACGGCGCGCCCGGCATGAAACTATGACGGGGGAGAGCAGCTCAGAGTGCTCCGACTCTGAAGAGCTTTTCAAAGATACTGCTGCTGAAGATATGTCAAAAG AGTCAAAACCGAAAAAGGTACGTCTGACCGAAGAAGAGATAGCTCTTGGTGCGTTTTTGATTCGCGGAAAGAAAACGCAACGGGATCTTATTGATGCAGCCTGGAACCGTTATGCTTTTAACGATAAAAACCTGCCAGCTTGGTTTATACAGGATGAACATGAACACATGACTATGCCACAACCAGTGCCTCAAGAGCTTACCGAAGAATACCAACGCAAGGTCCAGGAGTTAAATGTGCGCCCTATAAAAAAAGTAATGGAGGCAAAAGCACGAAAGAAGCGCCGTTCTACAAAGCGCTTggccaaagcaaaaaaaatggCCGAAAAGATAATGGAAAACGCTGATGCCTCAACCCATGAGAAGGCAAAGCAACTTAGAAAGGTATATAAGAAAgcacaagaaaagaaaaaggagaTTACATATGTAGTCGCTAAAAAGCACACTTCGTCTCGTCGGTCCCGTCGCCCAGCTGGTGTTAAAGGACGTTATCGCGTCGTAGATCCGCGAGAGAAGAAGGATAAACGCTCTTCAGTCGCTATAAAGCAACGCAAAAAAGGTGCTAAAATTGGAAAGGGAAAAcg AATGAATTAG
- the LOC117184492 gene encoding pre-rRNA 2'-O-ribose RNA methyltransferase FTSJ3 isoform X2 — protein sequence MGKKTKVGKTRKDKFYQLAKETGFRSRSAFKLIQLNRKFGFLQQSQVCLDLCAAPGGWMQVAKQNMPVSSIVIGVDLFPIRPLTGCIGLVEDITTEKCRQSLTKELQSWKADVVLHDGAPNVGRNWLYDAYQQICLTLNALKLTTQFLRGGGWFVTKVFRSKDYNALLWVLKQLFKKVHATKPSASRKESAEIFVVCQEYLAPDIIDHRLLDCKYVFEELEIECKQKNSLLHPERQKRIKAEGYSEQDISLRTNLSATEFMKAENGLAALQGVGSIRIDDERISHHKKTTPEILECCKDLKVLGRKDIKGLVLWWKAVKDSFFKTETMAIIEEPRAKETIPKTLTQTEIEDIEDIELKQQISTLAFEEQKELKRKRKKTLKAKAKLHEKMNLNMIVKGDDGPVEETEHEIFDLKVINSVIELDRIIDVNPDFDVELKPKGPPTLPKYKKYHKDDKQMDDDGNYENGEETELSDDEDSDGNFNERGLGLSDDDEDIFKDGKGKKKHEEHPLIKSSDFRDKDTKRQQRVQLWYEKDNLQNIPSDDDDENYDLSNMAIEYNIKGVSVLGKSTLSMDINGHVALGKKAKRRARHETMTGESSSECSDSEELFKDTAAEDMSKESKPKKVRLTEEEIALGAFLIRGKKTQRDLIDAAWNRYAFNDKNLPAWFIQDEHEHMTMPQPVPQELTEEYQRKVQELNVRPIKKVMEAKARKKRRSTKRLAKAKKMAEKIMENADALTHEKARQLRKVYKKAQEKKKEITYVVAKKHTSSRPSRRPAGVKGRYRVVDPREKKDKRSSVAIKQRKKGAKIGKGKRMN from the exons ATGGGCAAAAAGACCAAAGTGGGAAAGACAAGGAAGGATAAATTTTATCAACTTGCCAAGGAAACGGGCTTTAGATCCCGATCCGCCTTTAAATTGATCCAACTAAATCGCAAGTTCGGATTTCTCCAACAGTCGCAAGTTTGTTTAGATCTATGTGCAGCTCCTGGTGGATGGATGCAAGtggccaaacaaaatatgccAGTATCCAGCATTGTTATTGGTGTTGACCTGTTCCCAATACGACCCCTTACGGGTTGTATTGGGTTAGTGGAGGATATTACAACGGAAAAGTGCCGTCAATCATTAACTAAGGAGTTGCAGTCGTGGAAGGCCGATGTTGTCCTTCACGACGGTGCCCCAAACGTGGGTCGTAATTGGCTTTATGATGCTTACCAGCAGATCTGCTTAACTCTTAATGCCCTTAAGTTGACCACTCAGTTTCTGCGCGGTGGAGGTTGGTTTGTGACTAAAGTTTTCCGCTCCAAGGACTACAACGCCCTTCTCTGGGTGCTTAAGCAACTCTTCAAGAAGGTACATGCCACCAAACCAAGTGCATCTCGTAAGGAGTCAGCCGAAATATTCGTGGTCTGCCAGGAATATCTCGCACCTGACATTATCGACCACCGCCTGCTCGACTGCAAGTACGTGTTCGAAGAGCTCGAAATCGAATGCAAGCAGAAAAATAGCCTGCTGCACCCAGAAAGGCAGAAACGCATAAAGGCCGAGGGCTACAGTGAGCAGGATATATCATTACGAACAAATTTATCGGCCACAGAGTTTATGAAAGCGGAAAACGGCCTTGCCGCCCTCCAAGGTGTAGGATCCATTCGTATTGATGACGAGCGTATTTCGCATCACAAGAAAACTACACCCGAGATTCTAGAGTGCTGCAAGGATCTTAAAGTTTTAGGTCGCAAAGACATTAAAGGTCTTGTATTGTGGTGGAAAGCTGTTAAAGATAGTTTTTTTAAGACTGAAACAATGGCGATCATCGAGGAGCCTAGAGCAAAGGAAACAATACCAAAAACACTTACGCAAACAGAAATAGAGGATATAGAAGATATTGAACTAAAACAACAGATCAGCACGTTGGCATTCGAGGAGCAAAAAGAGCTTAAGCGGAAGCGAAAGAAGACGCttaaagccaaagcaaaactTCACGAAAAGATGAACCTTAATATGATCGTAAAGGGAGATGACGGGCCTGTAGAAGAAACAGAGCATGAAATTTTTGATCTGAAAGTTATTAACTCTGTTATTGAGCTGGATAGGATTATCGATGTTAACCCAGACTTCGATGTAGAATTAAAGCCTAAAGGGCCTCCTACGCTGCCTAAGTACAAAAAGTACCATAAGGACGACAAGCAAATGGATGACGATGGGAACTATGAAAACGGCGAAGAAACAGAACTAAGTGACGATGAGGACAGCGATGGGAACTTTAATGAGCGAGGTTTAGGTCTAAGCGACGATGATGAAGATATTTTTAAAGATggtaaaggaaaaaaaaagcacGAGGAACATCCGCTCATAAAGTCAAGTGATTTTCGGGACAAAGACACCAAGCGACAGCAACGTGTGCAGCTTTGGTACGAGAAGGACAATCTACAAAACATTCCATCGGACGACGATGATGAAAACTATGATTTGAGTAATATGGCGATAGAGTATAATATAAAGGGTGTCTCCGTTCTGGGTAAGAGCACCCTCAGCATGGATATAAATGGACATGTTGCCTTGGGCAAGAAGGCTAAACGGCGCGCCCGGCATGAAACTATGACGGGGGAGAGCAGCTCAGAGTGCTCCGACTCTGAAGAGCTTTTCAAAGATACTGCTGCTGAAGATATGTCAAAAG AGTCAAAACCGAAAAAGGTACGTCTGACCGAAGAAGAGATAGCTCTTGGTGCGTTTTTGATTCGCGGAAAGAAAACGCAACGGGATCTTATTGATGCAGCCTGGAACCGTTATGCTTTTAACGATAAAAACCTGCCAGCTTG GTTTATACAGGATGAACATGAACACATGACTATGCCACAACCAGTGCCTCAAGAGCTTACCGAAGAATACCAACGCAAGGTCCAGGAGTTAAATGTGCGCCCTATAAAAAAAGTAATGGAGGCAAAAGCACGAAAGAAGCGCCGTTCTACAAAGCGCTTggccaaagcaaaaaaaatggCCGAAAAGATAATGGAAAACGCTGATGCCTTAACCCATGAGAAGGCAAGGCAACTTAGAAAGGTATATAAGAAAgcacaagaaaagaaaaaggagaTTACATATGTAGTCGCTAAAAAGCACACTTCGTCTCGTCCGTCCCGTCGCCCAGCTGGTGTTAAAGGACGTTATCGCGTCGTAGATCCGCGAGAGAAGAAGGATAAACGCTCTTCAGTCGCTATAAAGCAACGCAAAAAAGGTGCTAAAATTGGAAAGGGAAAAcg AATGAATTAG